A region of the Serinicoccus profundi genome:
TCGACCGACACCGGCACCTCGCCCAGCCCGGCATGGGCCTGCTCGAGCTGCTGCTGGGCGGCCTCGGGCGTCCCGTCGACGAGCGGCAACCCGCGCAGGTCCCCTGCCTCCAGGCCCTCGGCGAAGGCCTCGGCGACCTCCGTCGGGGACCCCTCGGGTCCGGTGTCGCACGCGGCCAGGCCCGCCGTGGCGAGGGCGGCGATGCCGAGCGCGCTGACCGGTCGACGCACGCGGGGACTTCTCGAGGAGGTCATGGGCTCAGCGAACCAGGACCGCACGGCATACCCCAAAGTGCCGACACGCCCCCCGGTCAGTCGCCACGGCTATAACCCCGACCGCACACACGCCGCAGCGGCCCGACGGCGACCCTGCCGATCTCGCCGATGGCCCGATCGACGTCGGGCAGGTGCTGGGCCGGGTTGAGCGCCTGGGTGAGGACGGCGACGACGACCGGTTCCTCGCCAGGGAAGGTCACGACCCCCACCTCGTGCCGCAGCGCCAGCAGCGAGCCGGTCCGGCTCGCGATCTCGACGTCGTCGTGCGGGAACCCCGACGCCAGCCGGTGGCGGAAGACCTGGCGGGCCATAGACCGGCGGATCCTCACCCCCGACTCCGGCGCGACCAGCTCCTCGCGCCAGAGGGCGCCGAGCAGCCGGGTCATGTCCCTGGTGGTGGTCGTCGAGCTCATGGCGGGGTCGTAGACGGCGGTCGCGCCATGACCCGGGCGGTCCCGCAGCAGCCGCAACGCCTCCGGGAAGCCCGGCGCCCCGACCTCCTCCAGGAGCAGCCGCTGGTGGTGCCGCGTGCCCCCGTGCAGGGTCGTGGCCGTCATGCCCGCGTCGGCGGCGACCTCACGCAGGCGCGGCAGCCCGACCAGGTCGAGCAGGACGTCCGCCGCGGCGTTGTCGGAGACGGTGAGCATGAGGGTGACCAGGTCGCGCTGGGAGACCACCACCTCGTCCTCGAGGCTCGACAGCCCGGTGGGGCCGGGGGTGCGGTCAGGGGCCGACACCGTATGCCGTGCACGCGGGTCGAGATCACCCGCGTCCACGAGGCGGGCCCAGGCCAGGGCGAGCAGCACCTTGTAGAGCGAGGCCATGGGGACCAGGTCGTCGGCGGCATACGACACCTCGTGCCGGACGGCGAGCCCGGGCCGGGTCGGAGCCGCCCGCAACGGCGCGGCGTGCACCCAGCCACGTGCCC
Encoded here:
- a CDS encoding serine hydrolase; the encoded protein is MGEPEQRIGDLLRDAGARGWVHAAPLRAAPTRPGLAVRHEVSYAADDLVPMASLYKVLLALAWARLVDAGDLDPRARHTVSAPDRTPGPTGLSSLEDEVVVSQRDLVTLMLTVSDNAAADVLLDLVGLPRLREVAADAGMTATTLHGGTRHHQRLLLEEVGAPGFPEALRLLRDRPGHGATAVYDPAMSSTTTTRDMTRLLGALWREELVAPESGVRIRRSMARQVFRHRLASGFPHDDVEIASRTGSLLALRHEVGVVTFPGEEPVVVAVLTQALNPAQHLPDVDRAIGEIGRVAVGPLRRVCGRGYSRGD